The following coding sequences are from one Shewanella eurypsychrophilus window:
- the brnQ gene encoding branched-chain amino acid transport system II carrier protein, with product MGQIVQNKQMSIADTLGLGFMTFAFFLGAGNLIFPPLAGFLAGENMTLAMIGFLITAVTLPLITLIAVAKANGKIMGLLPPLAAMIFAVAIYIVIGPAFAAPRAGLVAYEMGFKPFLADSNASFMVAGVMLNISQLIYTLIFFGGAMLLALYPGKLLDSVGKILTPIMLVLLIGLAISVLVLPGSDLGQAVGDYQSSPLTKGILEGYNTMDTLASLIFGMLIIDILRRKGVSDSKDQTKYLIRAALIAAAGLAFVYISLFYLGASAGDLAVGADNGGVILTNYVNHEFGSLGQILLAAVVTLACLTTVIGLVTACAEFFNDLIPRISYKVFVVIMSLACATVANVGLAQLISISVPVLYTIYPVAIALVAVTFLTKQFSMPELSHRVTLSVALAFGIIDGLKAAGFDMSVVDFMPLHNEGMAWLLPTGITIVACLMIKKAKPEPVLS from the coding sequence ATGGGGCAAATAGTGCAAAACAAACAGATGAGCATAGCTGACACCTTAGGGTTAGGTTTTATGACGTTCGCGTTCTTCTTAGGCGCTGGCAATTTGATTTTCCCACCACTTGCAGGTTTTCTTGCGGGTGAGAATATGACACTAGCCATGATTGGCTTTTTGATCACAGCCGTAACCTTGCCTCTGATCACCTTGATAGCCGTTGCTAAAGCCAATGGTAAAATCATGGGGCTGCTTCCGCCATTAGCGGCAATGATATTTGCAGTTGCTATTTATATCGTTATTGGCCCCGCGTTTGCGGCGCCACGTGCGGGTCTTGTCGCCTATGAAATGGGCTTCAAACCTTTTCTGGCTGACAGCAATGCATCATTTATGGTTGCCGGGGTAATGCTTAATATCTCTCAACTTATCTATACATTAATTTTCTTCGGTGGGGCTATGTTATTGGCTCTTTATCCAGGAAAGTTACTCGATAGTGTTGGCAAAATACTCACACCCATCATGCTTGTTTTATTGATAGGCCTTGCTATTTCAGTGCTTGTTTTACCTGGTTCTGACTTGGGACAAGCGGTAGGGGATTATCAGTCAAGCCCACTAACTAAGGGGATCTTGGAAGGCTATAACACCATGGATACCTTAGCGTCGTTGATTTTTGGTATGTTGATTATTGATATCCTTCGTCGTAAAGGGGTTAGTGACAGCAAAGATCAAACCAAATATTTGATTAGGGCCGCATTGATCGCAGCTGCTGGTTTAGCATTTGTATATATCTCACTTTTCTATCTTGGTGCTTCTGCCGGTGACTTAGCGGTAGGTGCTGATAACGGCGGCGTGATTTTGACCAATTATGTTAATCATGAATTTGGCAGCTTAGGTCAAATCTTGTTGGCTGCAGTTGTCACGTTAGCCTGTCTGACGACGGTTATCGGACTGGTGACAGCATGTGCAGAGTTCTTTAATGACCTCATTCCTCGTATCTCATACAAGGTATTTGTGGTGATTATGAGCCTGGCTTGTGCAACGGTTGCTAACGTTGGTTTAGCTCAGCTTATTAGCATCAGCGTGCCCGTGCTTTACACTATCTATCCTGTTGCTATAGCCCTAGTTGCTGTGACTTTCTTGACTAAGCAGTTTTCAATGCCTGAGCTTTCTCATCGAGTGACCTTAAGTGTTGCTTTAGCTTTTGGTATCATTGATGGCCTTAAAGCAGCTGGTTTCGATATGAGTGTCGTCGACTTTATGCCTCTGCATAACGAAGGCATGGCATGGTTATTACCAACAGGCATTACTATTGTCGCTTGTTTGATGATCAAAAAAGCAAAACCAGAGCCAGTCTTAAGCTAA
- the xerD gene encoding site-specific tyrosine recombinase XerD produces the protein MVELAESKKYQADPLIDIFLDDLWSSRGLSDNTLAAYRTDLRHFDRYVQDANSDLTLVSQQLVRDYLDVRLEKGFARTSSARLMSSLRRFYQFLLLRKLIQVDPIAQIKSPKLARKLPDSLSEQDVDNLLNEPNADDPLECRDRAMLELLYATGLRVTELVSLTMEQLSLRQGLVRVVGKGGKERLVPLGELAITEVEGYLQGARAELLKGKLSDVLFPSKRAQMMTRQTFWHRIKLYALRAGISTHISPHTLRHAFATHLLNHGADLRVVQLLLGHSDLSTTQIYTHVAKARLSQLHSEHHPRG, from the coding sequence TTGGTTGAATTAGCGGAATCGAAAAAATATCAGGCAGACCCACTTATCGATATTTTTCTCGATGATCTTTGGTCGAGCCGTGGGCTCAGTGACAATACGCTAGCCGCCTATCGTACCGACCTACGTCATTTCGACCGCTATGTGCAGGATGCTAATTCTGATTTAACTCTGGTATCTCAACAGCTGGTTCGAGATTATCTCGATGTAAGGTTAGAAAAAGGTTTTGCGCGGACTAGCAGTGCACGGTTAATGAGTAGCCTTAGGCGATTTTATCAGTTCCTGCTGCTCAGAAAGCTGATACAAGTTGACCCTATTGCTCAGATCAAATCACCTAAATTGGCAAGAAAGTTGCCCGACTCCTTAAGCGAGCAAGATGTCGATAATTTGCTTAATGAACCCAATGCAGACGATCCCTTAGAGTGCCGTGACAGGGCGATGTTAGAGCTACTCTATGCTACCGGGCTACGCGTGACAGAGCTGGTAAGTTTGACTATGGAGCAGCTTAGCCTGAGGCAAGGTTTAGTGAGGGTCGTAGGTAAAGGAGGCAAGGAGCGATTGGTGCCTTTAGGGGAGCTGGCCATTACTGAAGTTGAAGGCTACCTGCAAGGGGCAAGAGCTGAATTACTCAAGGGTAAACTGAGCGATGTGTTATTTCCCTCTAAACGTGCGCAGATGATGACAAGGCAGACGTTTTGGCATCGAATTAAGCTCTATGCGCTAAGAGCGGGCATATCTACTCATATTTCCCCCCATACCTTGAGGCATGCTTTCGCGACACACTTACTGAACCATGGCGCCGATCTGCGTGTGGTGCAGCTATTATTGGGCCACAGCGATCTTTCAACGACTCAGATCTACACCCACGTGGCTAAAGCCAGATTGAGCCAGCTACACAGTGAGCATCATCCTAGGGGTTAG
- the dsbC gene encoding bifunctional protein-disulfide isomerase/oxidoreductase DsbC: MKFTRIFSLIFAVLLAPFALATSNAATDTIANSAELKQKLKDSLSVEVHSLSQSPIPGLYEALTDRGVLYITQDGSKLFHGSLYDLDKGMKNLTEAAMAGPRIEMMKPLENNMLVYKAKNEKHVVTIFTDISCGYCRKLHNQMDEYNDLGITIRYLAFPRRGVPSTNADEMEAVWCAADPLKAMTDAKSGNKVKHNKCDAKIAEQYNLGQSFGINGTPAIVLEDGSLIPGYQPPKDLLRALESIN, encoded by the coding sequence ATGAAGTTTACCCGCATTTTTTCTTTGATTTTTGCAGTGCTATTAGCGCCTTTCGCTCTGGCTACCTCTAATGCTGCAACAGACACCATTGCTAATAGCGCAGAGCTAAAGCAGAAGCTGAAGGACAGCCTGAGCGTCGAGGTTCATTCACTCAGCCAGTCACCTATCCCAGGTCTTTATGAAGCACTTACCGATCGTGGCGTACTGTATATTACGCAAGATGGCTCTAAGCTCTTTCATGGTAGTTTGTATGATTTAGATAAAGGCATGAAGAACTTGACTGAGGCGGCGATGGCTGGGCCTCGTATCGAGATGATGAAGCCTCTTGAAAATAATATGCTGGTCTATAAAGCTAAGAACGAGAAGCATGTTGTGACGATATTTACTGATATTAGCTGTGGCTACTGTCGTAAACTGCATAATCAAATGGATGAGTACAATGATTTAGGCATTACTATCCGTTACCTTGCTTTCCCACGTCGTGGCGTACCTTCAACGAATGCTGATGAGATGGAAGCAGTATGGTGTGCAGCGGATCCTCTAAAGGCGATGACAGATGCTAAGTCTGGTAATAAAGTGAAACATAACAAATGTGACGCTAAAATTGCCGAGCAATATAACTTAGGTCAGAGCTTTGGTATTAATGGTACACCAGCGATTGTGTTAGAAGATGGTAGTTTGATCCCCGGTTACCAACCACCTAAAGACTTGTTGCGTGCGTTAGAGTCAATTAACTAG
- a CDS encoding tRNA1(Val) (adenine(37)-N6)-methyltransferase: protein MPFTFKQFHIDDHGCGMPVSTDAVILGAWAPLSKAVNILDIGAGSGLLSLMATQRSQAKVTAIELDDTAALACESNFIASKWTERLQVKHCAIQAFSQTHLASGLPLFDHIICNPPYFKGGTQSKNALRAKARHTDTLDFSCLIKAISQLLSADGAASLILPSQSMTPFNQALAASELAFSQVMDIADSASKAVHRHVFTLVHKHNSSTKPNPNSQMQHFFIKESDGSYSKEMIALITGFYLKY from the coding sequence ATGCCATTTACCTTCAAACAATTTCATATCGATGACCACGGATGTGGTATGCCAGTGAGTACTGACGCGGTGATTCTGGGGGCTTGGGCACCACTGAGCAAAGCTGTAAATATTTTAGATATAGGTGCGGGAAGCGGTTTATTAAGCTTGATGGCAACTCAGCGCAGCCAAGCCAAAGTGACAGCGATAGAGCTTGATGACACCGCGGCCTTGGCCTGTGAAAGCAATTTTATCGCATCTAAATGGACCGAACGTTTACAAGTTAAACACTGTGCTATTCAGGCTTTTAGTCAAACTCATTTAGCTTCGGGTCTGCCATTATTCGATCATATCATCTGTAACCCACCATATTTTAAAGGTGGCACCCAGTCTAAAAACGCCCTCAGAGCCAAGGCTAGACACACTGACACCTTAGATTTTAGTTGTTTAATTAAGGCCATTAGCCAATTGCTCAGCGCTGATGGAGCAGCCAGCTTGATCTTACCCAGTCAGAGTATGACCCCGTTTAATCAAGCCTTAGCAGCATCAGAATTAGCATTCAGCCAGGTAATGGATATTGCAGATAGCGCTAGCAAAGCCGTTCACCGACATGTTTTTACCTTAGTTCATAAGCACAACTCATCAACGAAGCCAAACCCTAACTCCCAAATGCAACACTTCTTCATCAAAGAAAGTGATGGCAGCTACAGCAAAGAAATGATCGCACTCATCACAGGTTTTTACCTTAAGTATTAG
- the srmB gene encoding ATP-dependent RNA helicase SrmB — translation MLFEDFLLDPILLESLKAMGHNKPTTIQQQTIPLAMEQKDILARAPTGTGKTASFLLPAIQHIIDFPRRFGGQARVLVLTPTRELASQIHRYASHLATGLDLNVAIITGGVPYAPQEEALKNNVDILVATPGRLMEYLDKGHFNAEEVEVLVIDEADRMLDMGFSAAVETLAIESVGRKQTMLFSATLEGSDVSRFSHQLLKDPVKVEAKAPRSEKAKIHQWIHNADDKEHKFALLCNILRQEDVKRTIVFVKTREGVASLEGLLRAEGIACSFMRGDMEQKQRFQALGKFTKGEVNVLLATDVAARGIDVDDITHVINFDMPRSADTYVHRIGRTARAGAKGTAISLVEAHDIRVVGKIERYTDQPLKRRFIKDLRPKNKEAKPPGKNKVKPGATKTYSKKNKKK, via the coding sequence ATGCTATTTGAAGACTTCCTGCTTGACCCTATTTTGTTAGAGTCATTAAAAGCCATGGGCCATAATAAGCCCACTACTATCCAGCAACAAACCATTCCATTGGCGATGGAGCAGAAGGACATTTTAGCTCGAGCACCCACTGGTACCGGTAAAACGGCCAGCTTCTTGCTGCCTGCCATTCAACATATTATCGACTTCCCTCGCCGCTTTGGCGGACAAGCCCGCGTATTAGTATTGACACCGACACGCGAATTGGCGAGTCAAATCCATCGTTATGCCTCTCACCTGGCTACAGGGTTAGATCTTAATGTTGCGATCATCACCGGTGGCGTGCCTTATGCTCCGCAAGAGGAAGCATTGAAAAACAATGTCGATATTCTTGTCGCGACCCCAGGCCGCTTGATGGAATATTTGGATAAAGGCCATTTCAACGCTGAAGAAGTTGAGGTATTAGTTATCGATGAAGCCGATAGAATGCTAGATATGGGCTTCTCTGCCGCAGTTGAAACCTTAGCAATTGAATCTGTCGGTCGTAAACAGACCATGTTATTTTCTGCCACATTAGAAGGCAGTGATGTGAGCCGTTTCTCACATCAACTACTCAAAGACCCAGTTAAAGTCGAAGCCAAAGCTCCGCGCAGTGAAAAAGCTAAGATCCATCAGTGGATCCATAATGCTGACGATAAAGAGCATAAGTTTGCTCTGCTTTGCAACATACTCAGACAGGAAGATGTCAAACGTACCATCGTATTTGTAAAGACACGTGAAGGTGTTGCCAGCTTAGAAGGTTTACTGCGAGCTGAAGGGATCGCCTGCAGCTTTATGCGCGGCGATATGGAGCAGAAGCAAAGATTTCAGGCTCTAGGCAAGTTCACCAAGGGCGAAGTTAACGTCTTACTCGCAACCGATGTCGCTGCCCGTGGTATTGATGTAGATGATATTACTCACGTCATTAACTTCGATATGCCAAGATCGGCTGATACATACGTACACCGCATTGGTCGAACTGCACGTGCTGGTGCCAAAGGAACAGCTATTTCTCTAGTTGAAGCCCATGATATTCGTGTCGTAGGTAAGATTGAGCGTTATACGGATCAGCCTCTTAAGCGTCGATTCATTAAAGATCTGCGACCTAAGAACAAGGAAGCTAAGCCACCGGGGAAAAACAAAGTTAAGCCTGGTGCAACTAAGACATACAGTAAGAAAAATAAGAAGAAGTAA
- the recJ gene encoding single-stranded-DNA-specific exonuclease RecJ, whose protein sequence is MIHKIVRRAKVDDSHLPESLSPLLKQIYASRGSSAEDCELTLSRLLRPNTMKGLELAASIIADGIRDHRSILIMGDFDADGATSTCVCMLALKMMGAAQVDYLIPNRFDFGYGLSPEIVAVAESKGAELLITVDNGISSIEGVAAAKALGMQVVITDHHLPGKTIPDADAIVNPNQQGCSFASKSIAGVGVAFYLMSALRAELRQRNWYQEQGISEPNLGHLLDIVALGTVADVVALDGNNRILVEAGLQRVRAGRCRAGITALLEVAKRDPAKIVASDFGFAVGPRLNAAGRLDEMALGVETLLCDDMMSARRMAAELDGLNAERRDLEADMQQEALKSLESIELNEASLPWGIALFQQDWHQGVIGILASRIKDRYHRPVIAFADAGEGEIKGSARSIKGLHMRDLLELINSRHPGMILKFGGHAMAAGLSLRGKDFEAFEQAYDQGVREMLKPEQLTGEFVTDGSLTPDEMNLNIAQELRNGGPWGQEFPEPLFDGHFKVIQQRIVGEKHLKLVLETECGQTMLDAIAFNIDLKTWPDATIKHAQVVYKLDVNEFRGNQTVQLMVEQIEPM, encoded by the coding sequence GTGATCCATAAGATAGTTCGACGTGCAAAAGTAGATGATAGCCACCTTCCCGAATCCCTTTCTCCTCTTTTAAAACAGATCTATGCCAGTCGTGGTAGCTCGGCGGAGGATTGTGAGCTTACTTTATCTCGTTTGCTAAGACCCAATACCATGAAAGGATTGGAACTTGCTGCAAGCATTATTGCCGATGGCATTAGAGATCATCGCTCTATTCTGATCATGGGTGACTTCGATGCTGATGGGGCAACCTCCACTTGTGTCTGCATGTTGGCGCTTAAGATGATGGGGGCGGCTCAAGTTGACTATCTTATCCCTAATCGTTTTGACTTCGGTTATGGTCTCAGTCCTGAAATTGTCGCAGTTGCTGAGAGTAAAGGTGCCGAACTATTAATCACGGTAGATAACGGGATCTCGTCGATTGAGGGGGTCGCCGCCGCTAAGGCGCTGGGCATGCAAGTGGTTATTACCGATCACCACCTGCCGGGTAAGACCATTCCCGATGCCGATGCGATCGTGAACCCTAATCAGCAGGGTTGTAGTTTTGCGAGTAAATCCATTGCCGGGGTTGGTGTTGCGTTTTACTTGATGTCAGCCCTGAGAGCCGAATTGAGACAACGAAATTGGTATCAAGAGCAGGGCATTAGCGAGCCGAACCTCGGACATCTGCTCGATATTGTGGCGTTAGGCACCGTCGCCGATGTGGTAGCACTCGATGGTAACAATCGCATTTTAGTGGAAGCGGGTCTGCAAAGAGTGAGAGCGGGTCGATGTCGTGCAGGAATAACTGCCTTGCTTGAAGTTGCAAAGCGGGATCCAGCCAAAATAGTCGCATCAGATTTTGGCTTCGCCGTGGGGCCAAGACTCAATGCAGCAGGGCGCCTCGATGAGATGGCTTTGGGCGTCGAGACGTTACTATGCGATGACATGATGAGTGCTAGGCGTATGGCGGCTGAACTCGATGGTTTAAATGCCGAACGTCGTGACTTAGAAGCCGATATGCAACAAGAGGCGCTTAAGAGTTTAGAGTCTATAGAGCTCAACGAAGCAAGCCTGCCTTGGGGGATCGCACTATTTCAACAGGATTGGCATCAAGGTGTCATAGGGATTCTTGCTTCAAGAATTAAGGATAGATATCACAGACCGGTTATCGCCTTTGCCGATGCGGGGGAAGGTGAAATCAAAGGATCGGCTCGCTCTATTAAAGGGCTGCATATGCGCGACCTGTTAGAGCTGATCAATAGCCGTCATCCAGGAATGATCCTCAAGTTCGGTGGCCATGCTATGGCTGCAGGTTTGTCACTTCGAGGCAAAGACTTCGAAGCGTTCGAGCAAGCATACGATCAAGGTGTGCGTGAGATGCTAAAACCAGAACAGTTAACTGGTGAGTTTGTCACCGATGGCAGCTTGACGCCCGATGAGATGAACTTAAATATTGCCCAAGAACTACGTAATGGTGGCCCTTGGGGTCAAGAGTTCCCAGAGCCCTTGTTTGATGGCCACTTTAAAGTTATTCAGCAACGTATCGTCGGCGAGAAACACCTCAAGCTGGTGTTAGAGACCGAGTGCGGTCAAACCATGCTCGATGCCATCGCCTTTAATATTGACCTGAAAACCTGGCCTGATGCCACCATAAAACACGCTCAGGTAGTTTATAAACTCGATGTGAATGAGTTTAGGGGCAATCAGACGGTGCAGTTGATGGTAGAGCAGATAGAACCCATGTAG
- a CDS encoding transposase, whose amino-acid sequence MPRKPRIYAPGITSHIVQRGHNRSACFFYEDDFKIYINALASALIQYDVKLHAFVLMTNHVHLLMTPTTTEGISCVMQSVGRTYVSTINRLYQRTGTLWEGRHKACLIDSESYFMACQRYIELNPVRAHMVKHPSEYTWSSYQYHGAGRKIACLTPHPIYQALGPTPEQRQLMYRELFNTALPPEQLHTIRNCLKHNYPLGNDKFRAEIEAHLNVRFGHLKPGHPIKPE is encoded by the coding sequence ATGCCAAGAAAACCTCGTATCTATGCCCCAGGCATTACCAGCCATATAGTCCAGCGAGGCCACAACCGTTCCGCTTGTTTCTTCTATGAAGATGACTTTAAGATTTATATCAATGCGCTAGCTAGCGCCCTAATCCAATATGATGTCAAATTACATGCTTTCGTGTTGATGACAAACCATGTTCATCTACTCATGACGCCTACAACCACTGAAGGTATTTCATGTGTGATGCAAAGCGTTGGCCGAACCTATGTCAGCACTATAAATCGCCTTTACCAGCGCACCGGAACGCTCTGGGAGGGTCGTCACAAAGCATGCCTTATAGATAGTGAATCCTACTTTATGGCTTGCCAACGCTACATTGAACTGAACCCAGTCAGAGCCCACATGGTTAAACATCCCAGCGAATACACTTGGTCAAGTTATCAATATCATGGTGCAGGCAGAAAGATTGCCTGCCTAACACCGCACCCAATCTATCAAGCTCTGGGACCCACTCCGGAACAGCGTCAACTCATGTATCGAGAGCTGTTCAATACGGCCCTACCACCAGAACAACTCCATACCATCAGAAACTGCCTTAAGCACAACTATCCGCTAGGTAACGACAAATTCAGAGCCGAAATCGAAGCCCATCTAAATGTAAGATTCGGCCATCTAAAACCAGGTCATCCAATAAAGCCAGAATAA
- a CDS encoding class I SAM-dependent methyltransferase, translating to MLGYYLHSINAQQALEAIAKGLSCVRLSTDLNLSEQDFSISDQSLVLDDDNRLSIAELKKIAKKTQRIYLCSDGDMVPLEDRSSGYYKLVPTSGAPLLEISGVKMHISKGTDPFVSASDMAKQAVSKGDKVLDCCSGLGYAAIAAHRLGASEVLTIELSPEVMGLRAQNPWSNDLGKEGIVQRQGSSFELITTMPAISFDAVVHDPPRFSLAGELYSEEFYREIFRVLRPGGQLFHYTGNPHVVKKGSSFVDGVIRRLKAAGFKHVKKVEHLMGVSAQK from the coding sequence ATGCTCGGCTACTACCTACATTCAATCAATGCCCAACAGGCGCTGGAAGCTATCGCCAAAGGACTGTCCTGCGTCCGGCTCTCTACTGACCTAAATCTTTCGGAACAGGACTTTTCCATAAGTGATCAGAGCCTGGTGCTCGACGATGACAATCGACTTTCCATTGCCGAACTCAAAAAAATCGCCAAGAAGACACAGAGGATCTACCTCTGCAGCGATGGAGATATGGTTCCGCTTGAAGACCGTAGCTCTGGCTACTACAAGCTCGTTCCCACATCTGGCGCACCTTTGCTAGAAATTAGCGGCGTCAAGATGCACATATCCAAGGGAACCGACCCCTTTGTTAGTGCCTCCGATATGGCTAAACAGGCGGTGAGCAAGGGTGACAAGGTACTGGATTGCTGCAGCGGACTTGGCTATGCGGCCATCGCAGCCCACCGACTAGGTGCAAGCGAAGTGCTCACCATCGAGTTGAGCCCGGAGGTAATGGGACTTCGCGCGCAGAACCCTTGGTCAAACGATTTGGGCAAAGAGGGGATTGTGCAACGTCAGGGTAGTAGCTTTGAGCTGATCACCACAATGCCTGCAATTTCCTTCGATGCTGTGGTTCACGATCCACCGCGTTTTTCCCTCGCTGGCGAGCTCTATAGCGAAGAGTTCTACCGGGAGATTTTCCGGGTGCTGCGCCCAGGCGGACAGCTTTTTCATTACACTGGCAATCCACACGTAGTCAAGAAGGGCAGCAGCTTTGTCGATGGCGTCATCCGCCGGCTCAAAGCGGCCGGCTTCAAGCACGTGAAAAAAGTCGAGCATCTGATGGGGGTCAGCGCGCAGAAATAA